One window from the genome of Desulfobulbaceae bacterium DB1 encodes:
- a CDS encoding pyridine nucleotide-disulfide oxidoreductase, translating to MLSNADFLSLDGKPGEFKATVRLNPRYIDADKCTACGLCTQYCPRHMVDAYNEGLAITRPIHIDYPQAVPATYFIDPSACLHLKHNTCQICVPVCRSHAIDFSQKAVERELHVGAVIMAPGFGKVPDEALTKYSYGKHPDVVTSLEFERLLNPSGPFQGEVRCLSDKRHPGKIAFIQCVGSRDIGCDNGYCSSVCCMYAIKEAMVAKEHDPDCEITIFYMDMRTQGKDFDAARIRAEEQFGIKFVRARVADVMPWGKQLKLTYATLAESHHFDAFDMVVLSVGLDAPKSARDLAGIGKFELNKYDFCKTDTFAPLNTSREGILVAGAFQGPKDIPESVTQSSAAAGLAAALIKQQRGTGIVHKDYPAEQQVNEDDEVRIGVFVCRCGINIAGTVDVPNVVDYAGGMENVTYFSDSLYSCSQDAQEIIKGKIKEHKLNRIVMAACSPRTHEPLFQETLKDAGLNRSLFEMVNIRDQCSWVHANEPDAATVKSKDLVRMGIAKARHLRPLPEQTVPVTPQALIIGGGIAGLTAAESLADQGFQCYLVEKSDKLGGHAAKMQDTIKGENTPRMIQDLAKRVEKNKKIEVFTGSELAAVNGFVGNFSSVVKTVKGKKESEVTIDHGVIIIATGGREHRPDKYLLGQSKKVVTQHELESALSGKGKDRAPDSVVMIQCAGSRGDDLKYCSKVCCNSAVKNALKIKEINPKSQVIVLYRDMRTYGYAEDAYLEARQKGVVFIPYEVDRKPEVTKKGTAVNVTFFDTLLQEEVTISPDLVALSVGIVPEDTETLSKLLKIPVNENKFYLEAHVKLRPVELAVDGVYVCGLAHSPKPLDEIIVQAQAAAAKAAIPLVKGHVSVEPIVSHVDAELCIGCGICASLCPYQAIEMVKDDKKRKARTISASCKGCGICSSRCPTFAISMGGFTMEQITAQIKAFGEL from the coding sequence ATTCTGAGCAACGCCGATTTCCTTTCCCTTGATGGAAAACCAGGTGAATTCAAGGCAACGGTTCGTTTGAACCCCCGCTATATCGATGCCGACAAATGCACGGCCTGCGGTCTGTGTACCCAGTATTGTCCGCGTCACATGGTGGACGCCTATAACGAAGGACTGGCCATCACCCGCCCGATTCATATCGATTATCCCCAGGCGGTGCCGGCCACCTATTTTATCGATCCAAGCGCCTGTCTTCACCTGAAACACAATACCTGCCAAATCTGCGTACCGGTCTGTCGCAGTCATGCCATTGATTTTTCACAGAAAGCGGTGGAACGAGAACTCCATGTCGGGGCGGTCATCATGGCGCCCGGCTTCGGCAAGGTACCGGACGAGGCCCTGACCAAATACAGTTACGGCAAACATCCTGATGTCGTTACCAGTCTGGAGTTCGAAAGGTTGCTGAATCCCTCCGGTCCGTTCCAGGGTGAGGTGCGCTGTCTTTCCGACAAACGCCATCCCGGGAAAATTGCCTTTATCCAGTGTGTCGGTTCCCGTGATATCGGCTGCGACAACGGATACTGCTCCTCGGTCTGCTGCATGTATGCCATCAAGGAGGCCATGGTGGCCAAGGAGCATGATCCTGATTGCGAAATCACCATTTTTTACATGGATATGCGCACCCAGGGCAAGGATTTCGATGCCGCCCGCATCCGGGCGGAAGAACAGTTCGGCATCAAATTCGTCCGGGCAAGAGTTGCCGATGTCATGCCATGGGGCAAACAGCTGAAACTGACCTACGCAACCCTCGCCGAAAGTCATCATTTCGATGCCTTTGACATGGTTGTTCTGTCCGTTGGTCTTGACGCGCCGAAGAGTGCCCGGGATCTTGCCGGAATCGGTAAATTCGAATTGAATAAGTATGATTTCTGCAAGACCGACACCTTTGCGCCGCTCAATACCAGCAGAGAAGGTATCCTTGTCGCCGGAGCCTTTCAGGGTCCGAAAGATATTCCGGAAAGCGTTACCCAGTCAAGCGCCGCAGCCGGACTCGCCGCGGCACTCATCAAACAGCAGCGCGGCACCGGCATTGTTCATAAAGATTACCCGGCGGAGCAGCAGGTGAACGAGGATGACGAGGTTCGCATCGGCGTTTTTGTCTGCCGCTGCGGAATCAACATCGCCGGAACGGTTGATGTGCCGAATGTCGTTGATTATGCGGGCGGCATGGAGAATGTCACTTATTTCAGCGACAGCCTGTACAGCTGTTCCCAGGATGCCCAGGAGATCATCAAGGGCAAGATCAAAGAGCACAAGCTAAACCGCATCGTCATGGCCGCATGTTCACCCCGCACCCATGAACCGCTTTTTCAGGAAACCCTGAAGGACGCGGGCCTCAATCGCTCCCTTTTTGAAATGGTCAATATCCGGGATCAGTGTTCCTGGGTCCATGCCAATGAACCGGATGCGGCAACCGTGAAATCAAAAGATCTGGTGCGGATGGGCATCGCCAAGGCACGGCATTTGCGGCCGCTGCCCGAACAGACAGTGCCGGTCACCCCGCAGGCCCTGATAATCGGCGGGGGCATTGCCGGACTTACCGCCGCGGAAAGCCTGGCTGACCAGGGTTTTCAGTGCTATCTGGTCGAAAAGAGTGACAAGCTCGGCGGTCATGCGGCAAAAATGCAGGATACCATCAAGGGGGAAAATACCCCGCGCATGATTCAGGATCTGGCCAAACGCGTCGAAAAAAACAAGAAAATTGAAGTCTTTACCGGCAGTGAACTGGCGGCGGTCAATGGGTTTGTCGGCAATTTCTCTTCCGTGGTGAAAACCGTCAAGGGAAAGAAGGAATCCGAGGTGACCATCGATCATGGCGTCATCATTATTGCCACCGGCGGACGGGAGCATCGCCCGGATAAATATCTGCTGGGCCAGTCAAAAAAGGTCGTTACCCAGCATGAACTGGAAAGCGCCCTGTCCGGCAAGGGGAAGGACCGTGCGCCGGATTCGGTGGTCATGATCCAGTGTGCGGGATCCCGTGGTGATGATCTGAAATACTGCAGCAAGGTCTGCTGCAACAGCGCGGTGAAAAACGCGCTGAAGATAAAGGAGATCAACCCGAAATCCCAGGTTATCGTTCTCTACCGCGATATGCGGACCTATGGCTATGCCGAGGACGCCTATCTGGAAGCCCGGCAAAAAGGCGTGGTGTTCATCCCCTACGAGGTTGACCGCAAGCCGGAAGTAACGAAGAAAGGCACGGCTGTCAATGTGACTTTCTTTGACACCCTGCTGCAGGAAGAGGTCACCATCAGCCCTGATCTCGTCGCCTTGAGCGTCGGTATTGTGCCGGAAGATACCGAAACCCTGAGCAAACTGCTGAAAATTCCCGTCAATGAGAACAAATTCTACCTGGAAGCCCATGTGAAATTGCGGCCGGTGGAACTGGCCGTGGATGGTGTCTATGTTTGCGGACTGGCGCATTCCCCGAAACCTCTTGACGAGATCATCGTTCAGGCCCAGGCGGCCGCTGCCAAGGCTGCGATTCCGCTTGTCAAAGGGCATGTGTCCGTTGAGCCGATTGTTTCACATGTCGATGCGGAGCTGTGCATCGGCTGCGGTATCTGCGCAAGCCTCTGTCCGTATCAGGCCATCGAGATGGTGAAGGATGACAAAAAACGAAAAGCCCGTACCATCTCCGCTTCCTGCAAGGGCTGCGGTATCTGTTCGTCTCGCTGTCCCACTTTCGCCATTTCCATGGGCGGCTTTACCATGGAGCAGATCACGGCGCAGATCAAGGCCTTTGGCGAGCTGTAA
- a CDS encoding acetyl-CoA decarbonylase/synthase complex subunit gamma (part of a complex that catalyzes the cleavage of acetyl-CoA), whose amino-acid sequence MALTGIQILKMLPKKNCGECGIPTCLAFAMKVAAGQAEIEKCPYVSDEAKATIGEASAPPVRTIKIGSGESAFTTGGETCLFRHEKRFENPTGIAVLISTAMSAADQDGRLQRFNKLRYERVGVMMKADLIAIKDADGDQGKFTGLVKKVLAEAATASLILMSDKAENLAEGAKICGERKPLLYGATSDNAAAMAAMAKECGCPLGLRGANLDGAVELSEKLQAEGLKDLVIDTGARTMRAALEDNVVSRRAAIKTKFKPLGFPLIAFPCEMTDDVMMEAMIASVLIAKYSGIVVLSDLQGDILFPLLLEQLNIFTDPQRPMVVQEDVYSINGPTENSPVLITCNFSLTCFIVSGEIEGSKIPSWLLIKDTEGLSVLTAWAAGKFGADMIAQFIKKSGILDKVKHRELIIPGYLASIKGELEEELSDWTITIGPREAGHLPAFLKEWKPAA is encoded by the coding sequence ATGGCTCTTACTGGTATACAAATCCTTAAAATGCTCCCGAAAAAGAACTGTGGGGAGTGCGGGATTCCAACATGCCTTGCCTTTGCCATGAAAGTTGCCGCCGGGCAGGCTGAAATTGAAAAATGTCCCTATGTTTCCGACGAAGCCAAGGCGACAATCGGCGAGGCTTCCGCTCCGCCGGTCAGGACGATCAAAATAGGTTCCGGTGAGTCCGCCTTTACCACGGGTGGCGAAACCTGTCTGTTCCGTCATGAGAAACGCTTTGAAAACCCGACAGGAATCGCCGTGCTGATCAGCACGGCGATGAGCGCCGCTGATCAGGACGGTCGCCTGCAGCGCTTCAATAAGCTGCGCTACGAAAGGGTCGGCGTCATGATGAAGGCCGACCTGATCGCGATTAAGGACGCTGACGGTGATCAGGGAAAATTCACCGGTTTGGTCAAGAAGGTCCTTGCCGAAGCGGCCACTGCCTCCCTCATTCTTATGAGTGACAAGGCCGAGAATCTGGCGGAAGGCGCCAAAATCTGCGGGGAGCGCAAACCTCTCCTGTACGGCGCAACGAGCGATAATGCCGCGGCCATGGCTGCCATGGCGAAAGAATGCGGTTGTCCTCTCGGACTGCGGGGAGCCAATCTTGACGGCGCGGTGGAGCTGTCCGAAAAACTGCAGGCGGAAGGCCTCAAGGACCTGGTAATCGATACCGGCGCCCGCACCATGAGGGCCGCCCTTGAGGACAATGTGGTTTCCCGCCGGGCGGCAATCAAAACCAAATTCAAACCCCTGGGCTTTCCGCTCATCGCCTTTCCCTGCGAGATGACCGACGATGTCATGATGGAGGCGATGATCGCTTCCGTCCTCATTGCCAAATATTCCGGCATTGTCGTGCTGTCCGATCTGCAGGGCGATATCCTTTTCCCCCTGCTGCTTGAGCAACTCAACATCTTCACCGATCCGCAGCGGCCCATGGTCGTGCAGGAAGACGTTTACAGTATTAACGGACCGACGGAAAATTCTCCTGTCCTCATCACCTGCAATTTCTCTCTTACCTGTTTCATTGTTTCAGGAGAAATCGAGGGCAGCAAGATCCCTTCCTGGTTGCTGATCAAGGATACCGAAGGACTTTCGGTTCTGACCGCTTGGGCCGCCGGTAAATTCGGCGCTGATATGATCGCGCAGTTCATCAAGAAATCAGGCATTCTGGACAAGGTAAAGCATCGGGAGCTCATCATTCCCGGATATCTTGCCAGCATCAAAGGTGAGCTTGAAGAAGAGCTGTCCGACTGGACGATAACCATCGGTCCGCGTGAGGCCGGTCATCTTCCCGCCTTCCTGAAGGAATGGAAACCAGCGGCTTGA
- a CDS encoding CO dehydrogenase/CO-methylating acetyl-CoA synthase complex subunit beta yields MSKIICSAAIRGAHKIVDMAEEKFEAAIKKYGPEQAVSFPNTAYFLPVIYSMLGAKVEKLGDMKDIFQECRKLLPELVSDNVWLPYLAPALDAGMATFFAEEMFEAIRYLEQPDFYTKTEDPVGSNLWLGAADDVIFRKRGVEFVDGTAPGFAAIMGSPENMEVASKIALELQEKNLYIFMHDHSNGVRMAEQLVKNNVQVGWGTRLVPFGESYTTAVFAIGFACRVAMAFGGIKPGDYRGNLIYNKDRTFAFVMAFGPVSDEWYANAAGALNWGFPTISDYDIPEVLPTGICTYEHVVSRVPHEEIVQRAIEVRGLKVNVTKIDIPMAFGPAFEGERIRKDDLFMECGGGRTSGVEVLVSKDMSEVVDGEVILVGKDISDIGQGQNLPIAILVEVAGREMQSDFEPILERQFHHLINYIQGIMHIGQRNIMWIRIGKAAVEKGFSFKHIGKVLHGKLHQEFGAILDKVQVKIYTEQDKVEEVQELAKKVYAERDLRLGNMTDETEEVFYSCTLCQSFAPSHVCVITPERVGMCGAYNWLDGKASYQINPTGPNQPIQKGECTDAVLGDFIGINDFVNQASRGAVPAVSCYSLMNNPMTACGCFEAIAAMLPQCNGIMVVNRDYMGMTPSGMKFTSLAGMAGGGAQTPGFMGVSKHFLTSPKLFLAEGGLKRVVWLPKMLKEELKDKLIARCQAIGMPGLYDMIADEEVGTTEEEVLAFLKKVGHPALEMETVM; encoded by the coding sequence ATGTCAAAAATAATCTGTTCAGCTGCTATCCGAGGTGCCCATAAAATTGTCGACATGGCCGAGGAAAAATTTGAAGCGGCTATCAAAAAATATGGGCCTGAACAGGCGGTTTCCTTCCCCAACACAGCATATTTTTTGCCGGTCATATACAGTATGCTGGGCGCAAAGGTGGAAAAACTCGGAGATATGAAGGACATTTTCCAGGAATGCCGGAAACTCCTGCCTGAACTGGTGAGCGACAACGTCTGGCTGCCCTATCTCGCCCCTGCCTTGGATGCGGGTATGGCAACTTTTTTTGCCGAGGAGATGTTCGAGGCGATCCGCTATCTTGAGCAGCCTGACTTTTACACAAAAACCGAGGACCCGGTCGGTTCGAATCTGTGGCTTGGCGCGGCGGATGACGTTATTTTCAGAAAACGCGGCGTTGAGTTTGTTGACGGCACCGCCCCTGGTTTTGCCGCCATCATGGGCTCGCCCGAGAATATGGAAGTAGCCAGCAAGATCGCCCTTGAGTTGCAGGAAAAAAATCTTTACATCTTTATGCATGATCACTCCAACGGTGTGCGCATGGCCGAACAACTGGTCAAAAACAATGTCCAGGTCGGTTGGGGCACGCGTTTGGTTCCCTTTGGCGAGAGTTATACCACGGCTGTCTTTGCCATCGGTTTCGCCTGCCGTGTCGCCATGGCCTTTGGCGGCATCAAGCCGGGTGATTACCGGGGCAACCTCATTTACAACAAGGACCGGACCTTTGCCTTTGTCATGGCCTTCGGTCCGGTCAGCGATGAATGGTACGCCAACGCAGCCGGCGCCCTCAACTGGGGCTTCCCCACCATATCCGATTACGATATCCCCGAGGTCCTGCCCACCGGTATCTGCACCTATGAGCACGTGGTGAGCAGGGTGCCCCACGAGGAGATCGTCCAGCGAGCCATTGAGGTACGCGGCCTGAAGGTCAATGTTACCAAAATCGATATCCCCATGGCCTTCGGTCCTGCCTTTGAGGGTGAAAGAATCAGGAAAGACGATCTCTTCATGGAGTGCGGCGGCGGACGGACCAGCGGCGTCGAGGTTCTTGTTTCCAAGGATATGTCCGAGGTCGTTGACGGTGAAGTCATTCTGGTCGGCAAGGACATTTCAGATATCGGTCAGGGACAGAATCTGCCCATCGCCATTCTCGTCGAGGTTGCGGGACGCGAGATGCAATCCGATTTTGAACCGATCCTTGAACGCCAGTTCCATCATCTGATTAACTATATCCAGGGCATCATGCACATCGGCCAGCGGAACATCATGTGGATCCGTATCGGCAAGGCCGCGGTGGAAAAGGGATTCTCCTTCAAGCATATCGGCAAGGTGCTCCACGGCAAGCTGCATCAGGAGTTCGGCGCCATTCTTGACAAGGTCCAGGTCAAGATTTACACCGAGCAGGATAAGGTTGAAGAGGTGCAGGAGCTGGCCAAAAAGGTTTATGCCGAGCGTGACCTGCGTCTGGGCAACATGACCGACGAAACAGAGGAAGTCTTCTATTCGTGCACCCTGTGCCAGTCCTTTGCTCCCAGCCATGTCTGCGTCATTACGCCGGAAAGGGTCGGCATGTGCGGCGCCTATAACTGGCTTGACGGAAAAGCTTCCTACCAGATCAACCCCACCGGGCCGAATCAGCCCATTCAGAAAGGTGAGTGTACGGATGCGGTGCTTGGCGATTTCATCGGTATCAATGATTTTGTTAATCAGGCGTCACGCGGCGCGGTGCCGGCGGTAAGCTGTTACTCGCTGATGAATAACCCCATGACCGCCTGCGGCTGTTTCGAGGCCATTGCCGCCATGCTGCCGCAGTGTAACGGCATCATGGTTGTCAACCGTGATTACATGGGCATGACGCCGAGCGGCATGAAGTTTACCTCGCTGGCCGGTATGGCCGGCGGCGGTGCGCAGACCCCGGGTTTCATGGGTGTCAGCAAGCATTTTCTCACCAGCCCGAAGCTGTTTTTGGCTGAAGGTGGTTTGAAACGGGTCGTCTGGCTGCCCAAAATGCTGAAGGAAGAGCTCAAGGACAAACTGATCGCCCGTTGTCAGGCCATCGGCATGCCGGGGCTGTATGATATGATCGCGGATGAGGAAGTGGGCACCACGGAAGAAGAGGTGCTGGCGTTTCTCAAAAAGGTAGGTCATCCTGCCCTTGAAATGGAAACCGTTATGTAG
- a CDS encoding formate dehydrogenase, with product MSNTIAGIEDNEVLLVIGSNTTEAHPVIAVRMMHAVKKGAKLLVADPRAIELTKSARLWLRHRPGSDAALINAMCHVIIRDDLHDKNYIEERTENFAGLQEAVSLCTPEWAEKITGVPAHDIEEAARIYAAAERAGIYYTMGITQHTSGTDNVRALANLALLTGNLGKHGAGLNPLRGQNNVQGSSDMGCIPMNLPGYRPVADENARKHFEEIWKTPVPGTPGLTATEMMPAILQGKISGMWIMGENPVLSDPNSEHATRALQKLDFLVVQDIFMTCTAELADVVLPAACFAEKDGTFTNTERRVQRVRRAVCPPGHAMDDLSIINMVTARMVGTVQSMMTRPGRQFNLPGGGKYRVFAPFPEEVFSEIGRCWPHMAGMSHRRLDEQGGLQWPCPSENHPGTPVLFENTFPIGKAKFTEIAWNGPKEVTDAEYPLVLTTGRVLYQYHTGTMTRRSQVLELSAPSPYVEMHPENAGELGLSDGEEVRATSRRGSITLPVRITDRVEAGIVFMPFHYKEAAANLLTNDALDPVCKIPEAKVCAVRIEKVG from the coding sequence ATGAGCAACACCATCGCCGGCATTGAAGACAACGAGGTACTGCTGGTTATCGGCTCCAACACCACCGAAGCGCATCCGGTGATCGCGGTGCGCATGATGCATGCGGTCAAAAAAGGCGCAAAACTCCTGGTGGCCGATCCTCGCGCCATCGAGCTGACCAAAAGCGCGCGTCTGTGGCTGCGCCATCGTCCGGGCAGTGATGCGGCCTTGATTAACGCCATGTGTCATGTCATTATCCGCGATGATCTGCATGATAAAAACTATATCGAGGAGCGAACGGAAAATTTTGCCGGGTTGCAAGAGGCCGTCAGCCTCTGCACGCCCGAATGGGCGGAGAAAATAACCGGCGTGCCGGCTCACGATATTGAGGAGGCAGCCCGCATTTACGCCGCTGCGGAACGGGCCGGTATTTACTATACCATGGGCATAACCCAGCACACCTCCGGAACGGACAACGTTCGCGCCCTCGCCAACCTGGCCCTGCTGACCGGCAACCTCGGCAAGCACGGCGCCGGATTAAATCCTTTGCGCGGCCAGAACAACGTCCAGGGCTCAAGCGACATGGGCTGCATACCGATGAACCTGCCCGGTTACCGGCCGGTGGCTGATGAAAATGCTCGAAAACACTTTGAAGAGATATGGAAAACTCCGGTTCCCGGCACACCGGGCCTGACCGCCACGGAAATGATGCCTGCCATCCTGCAGGGGAAAATTTCCGGCATGTGGATTATGGGGGAGAATCCCGTCCTCAGTGATCCGAACAGTGAGCATGCAACCAGGGCATTGCAAAAACTGGATTTCCTCGTGGTGCAGGATATCTTCATGACCTGCACGGCCGAGCTTGCCGATGTGGTACTGCCCGCGGCCTGTTTTGCCGAAAAAGACGGCACCTTCACCAACACCGAAAGACGGGTGCAGCGGGTGCGCCGTGCTGTTTGTCCGCCCGGTCATGCCATGGACGATCTCTCCATCATCAACATGGTCACCGCCAGGATGGTGGGAACGGTTCAGAGTATGATGACCAGACCGGGCAGGCAATTCAACCTGCCCGGCGGCGGCAAGTATCGCGTCTTCGCACCGTTTCCCGAGGAGGTTTTCAGTGAGATCGGCCGTTGCTGGCCGCATATGGCGGGCATGTCTCACCGACGACTGGATGAACAAGGCGGATTGCAGTGGCCGTGTCCCAGCGAGAATCATCCCGGCACCCCCGTCCTTTTTGAAAACACCTTTCCCATCGGCAAGGCAAAATTTACTGAGATAGCCTGGAACGGCCCCAAGGAGGTTACCGATGCCGAGTATCCGCTGGTTCTCACCACCGGACGCGTCCTTTATCAGTATCACACCGGTACCATGACCAGGCGTTCGCAGGTTCTTGAACTTTCGGCCCCCTCGCCCTACGTAGAGATGCACCCGGAGAACGCCGGGGAATTAGGACTCAGTGACGGGGAAGAAGTCAGGGCGACATCCCGTCGCGGGTCGATCACCCTGCCGGTCAGGATAACCGACCGGGTTGAAGCGGGTATTGTGTTTATGCCCTTTCATTACAAGGAAGCAGCGGCCAACTTGTTGACCAATGACGCCCTGGATCCGGTGTGCAAAATACCCGAGGCCAAGGTATGCGCGGTGCGCATTGAAAAAGTCGGATAG
- a CDS encoding heterodisulfide reductase: protein MGKAMEHRSGSVMVVGGGVAGVQAALDLTELGYYVYLVEKSASVGGAMAQLDKTFPTNDCSL from the coding sequence ATGGGTAAAGCAATGGAACACAGATCCGGATCTGTGATGGTTGTCGGCGGCGGAGTTGCAGGGGTGCAGGCCGCGCTCGATCTAACCGAACTGGGATATTATGTCTATCTCGTGGAGAAATCAGCGTCTGTGGGCGGCGCCATGGCCCAGCTGGACAAAACATTTCCCACCAACGACTGTTCTCTTTGA
- a CDS encoding (2Fe-2S)-binding protein, producing MSTITLKMNGMEIVAESGLTILEIAKRSNIAIPTLCYVKNSPSQNPCGLCVVEIKDFSRYQLKSTLSTEGLFRACVTLAKDGMEIETDSKTVIVHRKQRLAEISKTHFGDCKAPCNLTCPGQINVQGYIAHVAKGEYEEALRLIMERNPLPFSVGRVCPRFCETRCRRLLVDEPVSINHLKRFVADWCMNHEIELNIPKDRPTGKRVAVIGGGPSGLTAAYFLTRKGHDVTIFEAAPQLGGALRYGFLNYKIPKDVLDYEVNSILKMGISIRLSQQWGKDFSLQDLQDQGFDATFIGIGAPIDQPLDIPCANYEHVYTATRFLRMVNDGRKLDLGRRAAVIGGNNVAMEVARSLLRLGVHEVTVVYPRAQIEMPANQRNIREAEHEGVQFLLMASPVDLCSRSNENTRLMLNLIRMKLGEPDSRGRREPVPIPESKNALPVDTVISAIGQFAIDGIMPGGELEASLELSPKGMIVANPRSSQTNIEGVFAGGDAVSGVKSVIQAVVTGRRAAENIHSYVMGMDKESGESRFNFTRGKGFDEVSLKNFEGVNVKLREKMPQRPPEVCKQDFDEIKLGFTEKMVRREAERCLACGCTAFDRCNLKELDIAYDVNIIKTGMGTVPVYPIDATHKAIVIDPNKCIFCQRCIRVCEYDALELKAESVDEQGRPHGLVIRFKDNCVSCGKCVDNCSTGALNKKHRIVPIQSEDVHDVRTTCPYCGTGCQIILKVKGQTIMEVTADPEVGPNFGDLCVKGRFGHNFIHHPDRLKRPLIRRRPGGPLEPARWDDALDFIAGSFARIMAEKGADSLAGLSSARCTVEENYAFQKFFRSVIGTNNVDHCARY from the coding sequence ATGTCGACGATAACCCTTAAAATGAACGGCATGGAAATTGTCGCCGAGTCCGGTCTGACAATACTGGAAATTGCCAAACGTTCGAATATCGCTATTCCGACCCTGTGCTACGTAAAGAATTCCCCGTCTCAGAATCCATGCGGTTTGTGTGTCGTTGAAATAAAGGATTTCAGCCGCTATCAACTGAAATCGACACTTTCAACGGAAGGACTTTTCCGTGCCTGCGTTACCCTAGCCAAGGATGGGATGGAAATCGAGACCGATTCGAAAACGGTTATCGTTCATCGTAAACAACGCCTGGCTGAAATTTCCAAGACCCATTTCGGTGATTGCAAGGCTCCCTGCAACCTTACCTGTCCCGGTCAGATAAACGTCCAGGGGTACATTGCCCATGTTGCCAAGGGAGAGTATGAAGAGGCCCTCCGCCTGATCATGGAGCGTAATCCTCTGCCGTTTTCCGTGGGCCGGGTTTGTCCCCGGTTCTGTGAAACACGCTGTCGCCGTTTATTGGTCGATGAACCTGTTTCCATTAATCATCTCAAACGATTTGTCGCTGATTGGTGCATGAATCATGAAATTGAACTCAATATTCCCAAGGACAGACCCACTGGAAAACGGGTGGCGGTTATCGGCGGCGGTCCTTCCGGTTTGACGGCCGCTTATTTCCTGACCCGCAAGGGGCATGATGTCACGATTTTCGAGGCGGCGCCTCAACTCGGCGGTGCCTTGCGCTATGGTTTTCTCAATTACAAGATCCCCAAGGATGTTCTTGATTATGAAGTGAATTCCATCCTGAAGATGGGCATATCCATCCGCCTCAGCCAGCAATGGGGCAAGGATTTCTCTCTGCAGGATCTTCAAGATCAGGGGTTTGATGCGACCTTTATCGGTATCGGCGCTCCCATTGATCAACCTCTTGATATTCCCTGCGCCAACTATGAACATGTCTATACGGCGACTCGTTTTCTGCGCATGGTCAATGACGGGAGAAAATTGGATCTGGGCCGCCGAGCCGCGGTCATCGGCGGCAATAACGTTGCAATGGAAGTCGCCCGTTCTCTTCTTCGCCTCGGCGTGCATGAGGTGACGGTTGTTTACCCCCGAGCGCAGATAGAAATGCCCGCCAACCAGCGTAATATTCGCGAGGCGGAACACGAGGGCGTTCAGTTTTTACTGATGGCCTCACCGGTGGATCTCTGCTCCCGTTCCAATGAAAACACCAGGTTGATGCTCAACCTGATCAGGATGAAACTTGGCGAACCGGACAGTCGCGGCCGGCGTGAACCGGTGCCGATTCCTGAATCGAAAAATGCACTTCCCGTGGATACGGTCATCAGTGCCATCGGCCAGTTCGCCATTGACGGGATCATGCCGGGCGGAGAGCTGGAAGCCTCCCTCGAGCTGTCGCCCAAGGGGATGATAGTCGCCAATCCTCGTTCCTCGCAGACTAATATTGAAGGTGTTTTTGCCGGCGGTGACGCGGTAAGCGGGGTCAAATCCGTGATTCAGGCCGTGGTGACCGGCCGTCGTGCCGCTGAAAATATCCATTCCTATGTCATGGGGATGGACAAGGAGAGCGGCGAAAGTCGGTTCAACTTCACCCGGGGTAAGGGATTTGACGAGGTCAGCCTGAAAAATTTCGAAGGTGTCAATGTCAAGCTGCGGGAAAAGATGCCGCAACGGCCACCCGAGGTCTGTAAACAGGATTTTGATGAAATTAAACTCGGTTTTACCGAAAAAATGGTGCGACGCGAGGCGGAACGCTGCCTTGCCTGCGGCTGCACCGCCTTTGATCGATGTAATCTCAAGGAACTTGATATCGCCTATGATGTGAATATCATTAAAACCGGCATGGGCACCGTGCCGGTTTATCCCATCGACGCAACGCACAAGGCCATTGTCATTGACCCCAACAAGTGCATCTTCTGCCAGCGTTGCATCCGGGTCTGCGAGTATGATGCCCTTGAGTTGAAGGCCGAATCCGTTGATGAGCAGGGCAGGCCGCATGGACTGGTGATTCGTTTCAAGGATAATTGTGTTTCCTGCGGCAAATGCGTGGATAATTGTTCCACCGGCGCGCTGAACAAAAAACACAGGATCGTTCCCATCCAGTCCGAAGATGTGCATGACGTCAGGACAACCTGCCCATACTGTGGAACAGGTTGTCAGATAATTCTCAAGGTCAAGGGCCAGACCATCATGGAGGTTACCGCGGATCCCGAGGTCGGGCCCAATTTTGGTGATCTCTGTGTCAAGGGCCGTTTCGGCCATAATTTTATCCATCATCCGGACAGATTGAAAAGGCCCTTGATCCGAAGAAGGCCGGGCGGTCCCTTGGAACCGGCACGCTGGGATGATGCCCTTGATTTCATCGCCGGATCTTTCGCCCGCATCATGGCGGAAAAAGGTGCTGATTCCCTGGCCGGCCTTTCCTCGGCCCGTTGCACGGTTGAGGAAAATTATGCGTTCCAGAAATTTTTTCGCTCGGTGATCGGCACCAACAATGTCGATCATTGTGCCCGCTACTGA